A single window of Usitatibacter rugosus DNA harbors:
- a CDS encoding Bug family tripartite tricarboxylate transporter substrate binding protein gives MTTRFLARIAASLALAAFSSVVLAQAWPNRPVKMIIPFPPGGGTDILARPLAQKLSEKWGQPVVIDNRGGAGGTIGAKAAADAPADGYTLLFGLLGVNAIAQSLYANAGFDSSKDFSAITMVANTTNILVVHPSVPANTVQELIAYAKANPGKLNYATPGNGTPSHLATEIFNKMAGVQITHVPYKGSGPAMADMLSGQVQVWIANAPPMLPYVKSGKLRALATTSAKRSPFLPDIPTLDESGLKGYEADTWFGLFAPVKTPKAVLDKIHADVVEALRSKEIQDVYAQQGAEVIADSSESFTKRLNADIAKWKQIVADLKLRAD, from the coding sequence ATGACCACTCGTTTCCTTGCCCGCATTGCCGCGAGCCTCGCGCTTGCTGCCTTCTCCAGCGTGGTGCTCGCGCAAGCCTGGCCCAACCGGCCGGTGAAGATGATCATCCCGTTCCCACCGGGCGGGGGCACGGACATCCTCGCGCGTCCCCTGGCGCAGAAACTTTCCGAGAAGTGGGGCCAGCCGGTCGTGATCGACAACCGCGGTGGCGCAGGCGGCACCATCGGCGCCAAGGCCGCGGCCGATGCGCCGGCGGATGGGTACACGCTGCTCTTCGGCCTGCTGGGCGTGAACGCCATCGCGCAGAGCCTGTACGCGAATGCCGGTTTCGATTCGTCGAAAGACTTCTCCGCGATCACGATGGTCGCCAATACGACCAACATCCTGGTCGTGCATCCGTCGGTGCCCGCGAACACGGTGCAGGAGCTGATCGCCTACGCCAAGGCCAATCCCGGGAAGTTGAACTACGCCACGCCCGGCAACGGCACGCCTTCTCACCTCGCCACCGAGATCTTCAACAAGATGGCCGGCGTGCAGATCACGCACGTGCCGTACAAGGGCAGCGGGCCGGCGATGGCCGACATGCTCTCCGGCCAGGTGCAGGTGTGGATCGCCAATGCGCCGCCGATGCTGCCGTATGTGAAGAGCGGGAAGCTTCGCGCGCTCGCCACGACAAGCGCGAAACGGTCCCCGTTCTTGCCGGACATTCCTACCCTCGATGAGTCGGGTTTGAAAGGCTACGAGGCGGACACGTGGTTCGGACTCTTCGCGCCGGTCAAGACTCCGAAGGCGGTGCTCGACAAGATCCATGCGGATGTCGTCGAGGCGCTGCGATCGAAGGAGATCCAGGACGTCTACGCGCAGCAGGGCGCGGAGGTGATCGCGGACAGCTCCGAGTCGTTCACGAAGCGCCTCAACGCCGACATCGCCAAGTGGAAGCAGATCGTGGCGGATCTCAAGCTTCGGGCGGACTGA
- a CDS encoding MmgE/PrpD family protein — protein MLAAALGAFASRLDMPSMPPAVIEAVKVRVLDTLGAGLAGVQLHNHHRLLPLLEAQGPCRIWGEELTGSARETALVNSFATHSTYLEDGSRFTGGHPSSVVIPAVLAEAEIRHSDGRAVIAAVAAGYEVFLRLGRAIYPECVNRGFQSTALLGSVSASAALANLRGFSPAATGHAIAIGANLGIGFKEALKSSGSQPIQVARSCEAGFVAAALAGAGDAGAPLVLENGFLKAFGGIKGSDPFIAIKGSDPFIGEILEGLGTEFRIDETYLKRHAGCRGNHAPLDATIDLIVKEGVVPEQVKQVRVFVDTVTRAAAIEEPADGEQAQFSIGFSVALAFIERNASIFHYTTARLSDPHVKWMMERITVGVDPSLDVRYPDERGARVEIELTDGRVLNHSVSNARGEPEWPLSGVEVEEKFLALATPRLGDAARTVRDLTQNLDDMKDIRELTQLLVPAKGRHAARA, from the coding sequence ATGCTGGCTGCCGCCCTCGGTGCTTTCGCCTCGCGCCTCGACATGCCGTCGATGCCGCCGGCCGTCATCGAGGCGGTGAAGGTCCGCGTGCTGGATACACTCGGCGCCGGCCTCGCGGGCGTGCAACTCCACAACCACCATCGCCTGCTGCCGCTGCTCGAGGCGCAGGGCCCGTGCCGCATCTGGGGCGAGGAGCTCACCGGATCCGCGCGCGAGACGGCGCTGGTCAATTCGTTCGCCACCCACTCGACGTACCTCGAGGACGGCTCGCGCTTCACCGGCGGCCATCCCTCCTCCGTCGTGATTCCCGCCGTGCTGGCGGAGGCGGAGATCCGTCATTCGGACGGCCGCGCCGTGATCGCCGCCGTGGCTGCGGGGTATGAAGTGTTCCTGCGCCTCGGTCGCGCGATCTACCCCGAGTGCGTGAACCGCGGGTTCCAGAGCACGGCACTGCTGGGCTCGGTTTCGGCGTCCGCGGCGCTCGCGAATCTGCGTGGGTTTTCTCCCGCAGCCACGGGCCATGCCATCGCGATCGGCGCCAACCTCGGCATCGGCTTCAAGGAGGCGCTGAAGAGCTCCGGCTCGCAGCCCATCCAGGTGGCCCGGAGCTGCGAAGCGGGATTCGTCGCCGCGGCGCTCGCGGGCGCCGGTGATGCGGGCGCCCCGCTCGTCCTCGAGAATGGCTTCCTCAAGGCCTTCGGCGGAATAAAGGGGTCAGACCCTTTTATCGCAATAAAGGGGTCTGACCCCTTTATTGGAGAGATCCTGGAAGGCCTGGGGACGGAGTTCCGCATCGACGAGACGTATCTCAAGCGCCACGCGGGCTGCCGCGGGAACCACGCACCCCTCGATGCAACGATCGATCTCATCGTGAAGGAAGGCGTCGTGCCGGAGCAGGTGAAGCAAGTGCGCGTGTTCGTCGACACCGTGACGCGCGCCGCGGCGATCGAGGAGCCGGCCGATGGCGAGCAGGCGCAGTTCAGCATCGGGTTCTCGGTGGCGCTCGCGTTCATCGAGCGTAATGCGTCGATCTTCCACTACACCACGGCACGGCTCTCCGACCCGCATGTGAAGTGGATGATGGAGCGCATCACCGTGGGCGTGGATCCGTCGCTCGACGTGCGCTATCCGGATGAGCGGGGCGCGCGGGTCGAGATCGAGCTTACCGACGGGCGCGTTCTCAATCACTCCGTCTCCAACGCGCGCGGCGAACCGGAATGGCCGCTCTCCGGCGTGGAGGTCGAGGAGAAATTCCTCGCGCTCGCCACGCCGCGCCTGGGAGACGCCGCCCGCACCGTGCGCGACCTCACGCAGAATCTAGACGACATGAAAGACATCCGCGAGCTCACGCAGCTCCTCGTTCCCGCGAAAGGACGACATGCTGCCCGTGCATGA
- a CDS encoding N-acyl homoserine lactonase family protein — translation MLPVHELYAIRYATREARRSANFLGGDPHDAPMPMDYFLWVARSPERTIVIDTGFTREVAAQRKRTYLREPIEGLKLLGMDPEKIEDVIVTHFHYDHVGGYRWFPNARFHVQDDEMRYATGRHMCHTRFNHGYDVADVEGMIRLVFQGRVQFTEGSADPFPGISIHRIGGHTAGMQCVRVNTRRGWVVLASDTSHYYEHFEEGRVFGTVFNVSEALEGYDTLRSLASSPQHIIPGHDPLVMQRYPTVVPEFIVRLDQPPG, via the coding sequence ATGCTGCCCGTGCATGAGCTCTACGCCATCCGCTATGCCACGCGCGAGGCCCGGCGCAGCGCCAACTTCCTCGGCGGCGATCCGCACGATGCGCCCATGCCGATGGATTACTTCCTGTGGGTCGCACGCTCCCCGGAGCGCACGATCGTGATCGACACCGGCTTCACGCGCGAGGTCGCGGCGCAACGCAAACGCACGTACCTTCGCGAGCCGATCGAGGGCCTGAAGCTGCTGGGCATGGATCCAGAGAAGATCGAGGACGTGATCGTCACTCACTTCCACTACGACCACGTGGGCGGCTATCGGTGGTTCCCGAACGCCCGCTTCCACGTGCAGGACGACGAGATGCGCTACGCGACGGGCCGCCACATGTGCCACACGCGCTTCAACCACGGCTACGACGTAGCGGACGTCGAGGGCATGATCCGCCTCGTCTTCCAGGGGCGCGTGCAGTTCACGGAGGGCTCGGCCGATCCGTTCCCCGGCATCAGCATCCACCGCATCGGCGGCCACACGGCGGGAATGCAGTGCGTGCGCGTTAATACTCGGCGCGGCTGGGTCGTTCTCGCCTCGGACACCAGCCACTACTACGAGCACTTCGAGGAGGGGCGAGTGTTCGGCACGGTCTTCAACGTGAGCGAGGCGCTCGAGGGCTACGACACCCTTCGCTCACTCGCCTCGTCGCCACAGCACATCATCCCGGGCCACGATCCCTTAGTGATGCAGCGATATCCGACCGTAGTTCCTGAATTTATTGTTCGCCTTGATCAACCGCCGGGTTAG
- a CDS encoding Bug family tripartite tricarboxylate transporter substrate binding protein: protein MNHAFKTLLASAVLAFASLSAAAQDYPNKPIKLVVGFPPGGSNDAVARIIAPKMAEVLGQPVVIENKPGANATLGTDFVAKSAPDGYTITLGSLSPLVISLATYANIPYDTAKDFAPINTVALTPEVLAVHPSVPAKTLPELVALSKTKQVSLSSAGNGGLPHLAIELLKNESKGNFLHVPYKGAGPATIDTIGGHVNGIMMDVPAVSTQIREGKLRAIVVTNKQRSAVLPDTPTTAEQGLPSVVAVNWFGLMAPKGTPPAVIAKLNDALVKAVNHPQVMEEFKKIGIEGFLHASPEAYAKFLQEEIVRWGKIARDAGAKAD, encoded by the coding sequence ATGAACCATGCCTTCAAGACCCTGCTTGCCAGTGCCGTGCTCGCGTTTGCATCGCTGTCGGCGGCCGCGCAGGACTATCCGAACAAGCCGATCAAGCTGGTCGTGGGCTTCCCGCCCGGCGGCTCCAATGACGCGGTCGCGCGCATCATCGCGCCGAAGATGGCCGAGGTGCTGGGCCAACCGGTGGTCATCGAGAACAAGCCCGGCGCCAACGCCACGCTCGGCACGGACTTCGTGGCCAAGAGCGCGCCCGACGGCTACACCATCACGCTGGGCAGTCTCTCGCCGCTGGTGATCAGCCTCGCGACCTACGCCAACATTCCCTACGACACGGCGAAGGATTTCGCGCCCATCAATACCGTTGCCCTGACGCCCGAGGTCCTCGCCGTGCATCCGTCGGTGCCGGCGAAGACGCTGCCGGAGCTGGTGGCGCTCTCGAAGACGAAGCAGGTCTCGCTCTCTTCCGCGGGCAACGGGGGGCTGCCGCACCTGGCCATCGAGCTGCTGAAGAACGAGTCGAAGGGCAACTTCCTCCACGTGCCCTACAAGGGCGCGGGTCCCGCCACCATCGACACGATTGGCGGCCATGTGAACGGCATCATGATGGACGTGCCCGCGGTCTCGACGCAGATCCGGGAAGGCAAGCTGCGAGCGATCGTCGTCACCAACAAGCAGCGCAGTGCCGTGCTGCCGGATACCCCGACCACGGCCGAGCAGGGCCTGCCCTCCGTGGTGGCCGTGAACTGGTTCGGCCTGATGGCACCGAAGGGAACGCCGCCCGCCGTCATCGCGAAGCTGAACGACGCGCTCGTGAAAGCGGTGAACCATCCGCAGGTGATGGAGGAGTTCAAGAAGATCGGCATCGAGGGCTTCCTGCATGCATCCCCCGAGGCCTACGCGAAGTTCCTGCAGGAAGAGATCGTGCGCTGGGGCAAGATCGCGCGCGATGCCGGCGCCAAGGCCGACTGA